TACTGAATTAGGCAAAACAGATGACGCAAAAGCATACCAGGAAAAAGCGGATAAATTAAAAGCTGGTATGATCAAATACCTGTATAACTCTGAAACTGGTGCAGTAAGAGATGGTTTAACCAAAGATAAACAGCCAATTGACCATTATGCACAGCATGCAACAGCATTTGCTTTGGCATATGGTGTTTATGAAGACCAGGCAATGGCAGACAAAATGGCTGATTATATCCGCAGTCAAGGCAAAATTAAAACAAGCGTATATGGCTCTTATTTTGTATTAGATGGTTTATACCGTGCAGGCGCAGGCGATGTTGCAAATGCAATGATGATGGATCGTAGCGCAAACAATGGCGACAGAACATGGGCTTACATGATTGATACATTAGGCGCTACTATTACCACAGAAGCTTGGAATGAAACTAATAAGGGCAATATGACTTATTCCCATCCATGGGGTTCTGCTCCAGGTAGCCAGATTATCCGTGGCTTATTTGGTATCCAGCCAACTAAAGCTGGTTACAGTGAATTCCAAGTAAAATTACAGCCAGAAGGTTTGGAATATGCTTCTATTAAAGTTCCAACCTTAAAAGGCAGCGTACAAGCATCCTTTGATACAAGGGATACCGCAAACGCAATTAGCACAACAGTAACAATCCCAGCAAATACAAAGGCAAATGTAATGGTTCCAACAATGGGGCAGGACCATGGCTATGTATCTGTGGATGGTACGATTACACAAGTTGAAATTGTAGATGGCTACTACAGTGTAGAATTAGGTTCTGGCAACCATACAATTGCTGTTCCAAACGCAGGTAAATTGTCCGCTATGACATCGGATTCTTCCAAAGTTTATGTTGGTCAGACTGATAAAATCAGTACCATCTTTACTACAGCAGATGGGGAAGAAATGGATGCAGCAACAGTTGGCACATTAAGCTACGAATCCAGCAATCCAGAAGTTGCTTCTGTAGATGCACAAGGTACTATTACATACAATGCAGAAGGCAGTGCAACAATTACGGTAACAGCAGAATTGAAAGATGTTGATATGCAAGGTACTCCAGTATCTTATACAACATCTACCAGCTTTACTGTTTCCTGTACCAATGCAAAGGTAGAACGTGTATACATCTCCGTTGATGGAGATTTATATCCAAACGCAACTGTTCAGGCTACCCTAAAAGGTGTTCTGGAATCTGGAGAAGAGGTTGACTTGAAAGCAGCTTCCTTTACAGTAGATAATCCAGAAGCGTTTACAGTGGATGAAAATGGTGTATTAACCGGGGTTGCTCCTGGTGAAGGAACTGTGATTGTCAGCATGACCGAAGGTTTGAACGACCTGGTAGATGATTTCGATTTGGATTACTTCGCTTATAACGAAATGTATAGCGATAACTTTGATAATGGAAACAATACATTCGATGGCTTACAAGTACAGGATGGGGCAGTTGTTGTAAACAAAGGTAACAAAGTATTCTATGATAATGAAGAAGCAAAACAGTGGACAGATTATACTGTTTCCGCTAAGGTAAAAGTTACCTCTAATGCGGCAAATATTACTTTCCGTGCAACAGATTCCAATACATTCTATCTGTGGCAGTTTAGAGCTGATACTAATATGTTAAAAACCCATGTATTTAGTTCCGCCCATGCTTCTAGCCAAGGGTTCCAGTTGTTGGGTGAATATCCAATCTCCAACTTAAAAGCAGGGGAATATAACGATATCACTATCCGGGTAGAAGGCAATAAATTTACTACTTATGTAAATGGTGAGTTTGTAAATGCTACTTATAATGATGAATTAACACATGGTAGTGTAGGTGTTCGTAATGGTAGCAGTGAAAGCTTCCTGATGGACGATTTATTTGTTGGTGATACTCAATTAGTTACTACTCTGGATCTTACTGTAAATGAACCAGCAAACAAAAATATTTTGAATAAAGTAATTGATTATGCGGAAGACCAGAAAAATTCTGATGATTTCAACAATGTGATTGCAGATGTACAAAAATCCTTCAACGCAGCACTGGATAATGCAAAAGCAGTTGCAGCAGATCCAGCAGCAAGCCAGGAAACTGTAGATGAAGCATGGCAGACATTGATGAAGGAAATCCATAAACTAGGCTTTGTAAAAGGCGACCTGACTAACTTAAAGAAATTGATTGAAGTAGCGGATGATTATGATTTAACAAAATATGTGGAAGCAGGACAGGCTGAATTTATTGCGGCATTAGAAGCAGCAAAAGCAGTCGTTGCAGATGGTGACAATGCTTTACAGGATGACGTAACAGAAGCAACTGACAACCTGCTAAACGCAATGATGAATCTGAGATTAAAAGCTGATAAATCTATCTTAGAAGAAGTTGTGAATCAGGCAACAGGAATGGATTTAAGCCAATATACCGATGAAAGTGTAGCAGTATTAAACGCAGCATTGGAAAAAGCAAACGCTGTATTAGCGGATGAAACATTAACAGAAGATCAACAAAATGTTGTAAATGATGCTGTAGATGCAGTAAAAGCTGCTATGGATGGCTTACAGACAAAATCGGATGAATCCAACGCTGGCAATACATCTTCTAATGGACAAAATAATTCCAGCACAAATAATGGTGATAAACTTGCAAATAATACTGTAAATGCGGCAACAACAGGTGATGTAGCGATGCCAATTATTCTGGTAGTAATCGCTATTGTAGCAGCAATCGCAATTATTGCAGCTGTTGTTATTTCCAAAAGAAAAAATAAAAATCAGTAATTGATGAAATCCCCCTTATAATATTAAAAAAGCAGTAGGCATTTGTCTGCTGCTTTTTTTGTACAGAAAAAATATCATTACTTATGTAAAATAGCTTAGATGTTGTTTGAATTTTATCATCGTATTTCATTTATAACCATAACATACGATTTTGATATGCTTTAAGTAGTAAGATCTTGAAAATTCAAAGTATCCAATTGTATTGGATACTTTTTTAGATCAGGCGAAACACTAGTTTTTATCTAAAAAGAACATTTATGTTTTTTCTTAATTGGATACAATGTTTTGTGGTGATATATGTCTGTTTGACAAACGATAAATAGAAAATCTTAATCTGATATAAAGCTTGCAGCTTATAAAATAAGGACATAAGTATTATTTGATAGAGCAAATAGAATTTTATAAGTTGATATAGAAAAAAGGCTATTTTGTAGAACTATGTTTTACATTTTATGATAAAAAGATTCGTTTTTAAATGGATCTGCTTTTCCAATAGAACACGATAAAAGTTCGTCATAAATTTGTAAGAAAAATGATGGCAGGTTTGTAAATAATCTAAGTTATGATATAATTAGAATTTAGATGGAATCATTATTTCAACTAAATTTTTTGATTGCTATTTTCCATGGAATTATATTTTAGCAGCAATAAGGAGAGTATAGAAAAATGAATCAATGGACCGTTTTGGTAGTAGATGACGACAAGGAGATTGTAGAATCGGTTGCAATTTTTTTAAGAAATGAAGGATTGCATGTAATGAAAGCATATGATGGAATGGATGCATTGGAGAAAATTTCTGAAAATACGATACATCTGATTTTAATGGACATTATGATGCCAAAATTAGATGGTATGAAGGCAATGATGAGAATACGGGAGCAGAAAAACATTCCAATTATTTTGGTTTCTGCTAAAACGGAGGATACTGATAAAATTATTGGGTTAAATATGGGTGCTGATGATTATATTACAAAGCCTTATAACCCTTTGGAATTAGTTGCAAGAGTCAAATCCCAGTTAAGACGTTATACAAATTTTGGCCAAATGCCAACACAAGCGCCTGTAGTACAGTTGAATGTTGGTGGAATCATAATGGATTTGGAAACCAAACAGGTATGGGTAGAAGGGGAAGAAGTGAAACTAACCCCAATTGAATACCGCATTTTAGAACTATTAATGCGGAACCCCAATCGTGTATTTTCCATCCAGGAAATTTATGAGCGTGTTTGGGAAGAGCCTTATTATAATGCGGATAATATTGTAGCCGTACATATTAGAAGAATTCGAGAAAAAATTGAAATTAACCCGAAAGAACCTCGCTACTTAAAAGTAGTTTGGGGGATTGGCTACAAAATCCAATCGGAATAGGAGGTTATTATGAAAAAAAAGCGGCAATATCTATGGATTACCGTTGTGTCCGTTTTATTTTTAGTTATTACTGGATGTTTAGGCGGATGGATGGCGAGTATGTATAGCTATGCCAGAGTACAGGAGGCAATGAGCCACGTCATCCGTTCCACAAATATAGACCGGCAAGAAAATTATCAAGAGTATTTTGAATCCCCTACTTCAGAATTACAGGAATCTGTTGTAACCAGTTTTTTAGGTTCTAAGCTGATGGATTCTTATATTCCAGAATTGGATACCAATGGCAGTTATCAAAAAGCAATCGAACTATATCAACAGGCAGAAAATCAGTTATTGGAGAATAATGTAGAATATTTTGGAAACTATAATGGATATTCTAGAAGTACAAATTCTTTTCAGGATTTTGATTCCTTTCAAATGTATACTAGTGAAAATGTCAGCGCTTTATCCTGGGCATCCAATGGAAGTTATCAAGATTTGGAAGTCCATTATTTTGAAATGGATAATTATTATTTTACCTATTATCTTCAAGAAAACCAAATTGAAGTTTATCCAAATGGATATCAAGAAATTTTAAATGAACTTTCTGAGTTATCCAATATACTAGCGAATGAACAGCAGTATGAAGCTAACGGTATGCTGGACGCCATCAATATGATCCTTTTATACCAACAAAATCCTGCACAATATTCATTTGGGTTTAGCATTTCTACCTTAAATACTACTCCAATGTATACAACTGCATGTCAAAATTTAATGAATGATGTACAGGTAAGTAGGGAAGACCAATTTATATTGATGTTTTGGGGATATTTGCTTGCGGCAGTATTGTTGATTTGTGTTACCCTGATTTTTAATTTAACAGGGCTTTTGCGCAAAGTATACCGAGGATTAGCAAAATTAATGAAGCATATTTTCCTGGAATTTAAGCTTCTTTTTTGGGGTGCTACTGTCATTGCAGTTAGTTGCTTCTTTATTGTCCTATTTGAGGTCTATTATGATACTGGCATTACAACGTATGATTTTCTGTTCCAT
This is a stretch of genomic DNA from Clostridium facile. It encodes these proteins:
- a CDS encoding response regulator transcription factor — its product is MNQWTVLVVDDDKEIVESVAIFLRNEGLHVMKAYDGMDALEKISENTIHLILMDIMMPKLDGMKAMMRIREQKNIPIILVSAKTEDTDKIIGLNMGADDYITKPYNPLELVARVKSQLRRYTNFGQMPTQAPVVQLNVGGIIMDLETKQVWVEGEEVKLTPIEYRILELLMRNPNRVFSIQEIYERVWEEPYYNADNIVAVHIRRIREKIEINPKEPRYLKVVWGIGYKIQSE
- a CDS encoding family 78 glycoside hydrolase catalytic domain; the protein is MKKLIATLVATVMMASTVLSSGITAFAADGNTAPEAPTNTKVELLENPYGINTKDPSFSWAMVDADKDEVQTAYRIVVGTSQENMQNQNYIKDTDWVSSSESSYIKAGLSDVLKDNSLYYWSVQLKDKDGKESPLSEPQAFTTAVGDGWESINGIWVDPNAAAAVEDPFQKHGWTNYAVEMDMKTSVALGVVFRAQDNSNGYMIQFRYGGGIDQGGNTMNPHTIINGGVKAYGNSIKLADKGIELPNNEYFRVKIAVYGEVATVYINTGDGFKEAGKVTFDGGLTYGSIGFRNGSTENGYVDNIDVYPISDEAGTKSGDSLYSVNFDDGQTPNDFNTGNKFKVENGALYVPTGNENGTIKTMVRLNSNSVYPGEGSDTTIAPKGNFAFLRNEFNVDNKDQIEKAVVNVTAKSPEKTRQFVFNLYMNGQFVGLGPARFGTNLTNGKGVLYYNTYDVTNLLQNGENVIGAINYTQDEKSFLCQMTVFYKDGSSDVLVNSADGTWKALDGTNIFGDNGKSIGTGYFNAAAENINANLFPYGWNEPGYDDSAWTTPVDKGAIVGSYELNPYDADNVNRYLYDSAVVKDMGNGRWFVDLGKEIVGGLHLELNSPVSQEITLHYGEEGNAETGDVQWQMNTGNKYEEKWTLKEGEQTIENIGMKTFRYVEILNVPEGVTLTTDNFKGLAMHQEFSEDESSFNSSDDLLNRIYDTMKYTIKATNQDLMVDSQSRERGAYEGDVLINQMSSYSFEDDYSLARFSMEYLETHRTWPVEYVLYMVNSTWYDYLYTGNKDSMMESYEKLKTNLVDCGADKNIVDMGDETTLVTVNHTNVNQWNSVLVDWPVSEHDGYNFSSAWYNTVMNAVTYGGFVDMAKIATELGKTDDAKAYQEKADKLKAGMIKYLYNSETGAVRDGLTKDKQPIDHYAQHATAFALAYGVYEDQAMADKMADYIRSQGKIKTSVYGSYFVLDGLYRAGAGDVANAMMMDRSANNGDRTWAYMIDTLGATITTEAWNETNKGNMTYSHPWGSAPGSQIIRGLFGIQPTKAGYSEFQVKLQPEGLEYASIKVPTLKGSVQASFDTRDTANAISTTVTIPANTKANVMVPTMGQDHGYVSVDGTITQVEIVDGYYSVELGSGNHTIAVPNAGKLSAMTSDSSKVYVGQTDKISTIFTTADGEEMDAATVGTLSYESSNPEVASVDAQGTITYNAEGSATITVTAELKDVDMQGTPVSYTTSTSFTVSCTNAKVERVYISVDGDLYPNATVQATLKGVLESGEEVDLKAASFTVDNPEAFTVDENGVLTGVAPGEGTVIVSMTEGLNDLVDDFDLDYFAYNEMYSDNFDNGNNTFDGLQVQDGAVVVNKGNKVFYDNEEAKQWTDYTVSAKVKVTSNAANITFRATDSNTFYLWQFRADTNMLKTHVFSSAHASSQGFQLLGEYPISNLKAGEYNDITIRVEGNKFTTYVNGEFVNATYNDELTHGSVGVRNGSSESFLMDDLFVGDTQLVTTLDLTVNEPANKNILNKVIDYAEDQKNSDDFNNVIADVQKSFNAALDNAKAVAADPAASQETVDEAWQTLMKEIHKLGFVKGDLTNLKKLIEVADDYDLTKYVEAGQAEFIAALEAAKAVVADGDNALQDDVTEATDNLLNAMMNLRLKADKSILEEVVNQATGMDLSQYTDESVAVLNAALEKANAVLADETLTEDQQNVVNDAVDAVKAAMDGLQTKSDESNAGNTSSNGQNNSSTNNGDKLANNTVNAATTGDVAMPIILVVIAIVAAIAIIAAVVISKRKNKNQ